The window TTGTTGCGTTCTCAGGGGCGCCTTTCAATCCCATGTTGTGCATGACGGAAAAATGACGCGACGCCTGTTGCCTTGTTGCAACATCGCTGTGGTCGCCGATTGTTGCTGGCGTTTTGTCGGTCGATTTCCACCGCATCGCACCCCCGCACGACAAGTGCGCATGCGCTCGGTTTACAGGAGACCATCTTTCGAAAAATCACATGATCGTGAAATCTTGTTGCTTAGTGCCGACATTCCGCCGAGCGCGATTGACCCTTCCGCCCCCCCGACTTAATCACGCGGTTAAACAAGCCGCACCCGGATCAAGCCGATTGCAAGAATGCAACGGTGCCCCTGCCGCCCATGCTGCAAGGGCAAAATGGTGCGAGCCAAAGAAGGGAATCACAGGCCATGAAACTGGCAGAGGATGCTGCAGCTATCGTCACCGGAGGGGCCTCGGGCCTGGGCGCCGCCACCGCCCGCGCCTTGCGGGCGCGGGGTGTGAAGGTCGCCCTGTTCGACCGCAATCCCGAGGCTGTCACCGCGCTGGCCGCGGAAATCGGAGCCGTCCCCTGCGTGGTCGACGTCACCGATGAGGAGAGCGTCGCGCAAGGGTTTGCCAAGGCCCGCGCGGCCAACGGGCAGGAGCGGATCCTGGTCAACTGCGCCGGGATCGCGCCGGCCGCACGCACCGTCGGGCGCGACCGGGAAAGCGGGGCGCGCACGCGCCACGACATGGCGCTGTTCGAGGCGGCGGTCGCGATCAATCTCGTCGGGACCTTCCGGTGTTGCAGTCATGCCGCACAGGGCATGACCGCGCTGCCCCCGCAAGGGCCGGACGGCGCGCGCGGTGTCCTCATCAACACCGCCTCGATCGCGGCCGAGGACGGACAGATCGGCCAGGCCGCCTACGCCGGGTCCAAGGGCGGGGTGGCGGCGATGACGCTGCCCCTCGCGCGCGACCTCATGGCCGACGGCATCCGCGTCAACACGATCCTGCCCGGCATCTTTGCAACGCCGATGGTCGCGGGCATGCCCGAGGCCGTGCAGGACGCGCTGGGCGCGGCCGTCCCCTTCCCCAAGCGCCTGGGCCAGCCCGAGGAATACGCGCGCCTCGCGCTGTTCATCGCCGAGAACGACTACCTCAACGCCGCCACGATCCGTCTCGACGGCGCGGTGCGCATGGGACCGAAGTAAAAAGCCAAGCAGAAAAAGAGAGCACGCAAAAGGGCTTGCACCATGCGGCCGGAGGGAGGAAGGGCAAGGACATGGCGGACAAACAGGATCTCAATGCCCCTCCGGGCGCGCGGGCGCTGCTGCTCGACACGGCCAGCGCGATCATGCGCGACGGCGATGTCATCGACATCTCGCTCTCCGAACTCTCGCTGCGCTCAGGCCTCAATTCCGCGCTGGTAAAGTACTACTTCGGCAACAAGGCGGGGCTGCTCAAGGCCCTCCTCGACCGCGACTGGGAAGCCATCGTCACCTCGGTCGACGCGCTGGTCGCCAAGGACGGCTGGGCGCCCGAGGCCAAGCTGCGGCGCCATATCCTCAAGGTCGTCGACACCTTCTACGAGGTGCCCTACCTCAACCGCCTGACCATGCGCGTCATCCGCGAGAGCGACGATACCGAGGCACGCCGCATCGCCGACTGTTACCTGTCACCGATGTACCGCGCCTATGAAAGCCTGATCGGCGACGGCGTAGCGGCCGGGGTCTTCCGCCCCACCGACCCGCAGCTTTTCTACTTCACCGTGACCGGGGCGGCCGACCGCTTCTTCTCGGCGCGCCTGGTGCTCAAGCACTGCTTCGACCAGGACACGTTGACCGAGACCCTGCGCGACCGCTATCGCGAACACACTCTCGACATCATCATGGCAGGTATCCTTGCGCGCTGAAAAATCGCCGTTCTGGCACATCGGGGTCCTTGGCGGATCGGGTCTTGCGGCCGGTATCGAACTGGAGGACGCGCAGGAGATCGAGGTCGCCAGCCCCTTCGGCAAACCCTCCGGCCCGGTCACCACCGGACGTATCGGCAACGTGCGCTTCACGTTCCTCGCCCGCCACGGCGCGGGCCACGCAATCCCGCCGTCCGAGATCAACTACCGCGCCAATATCGACGTCCTCAAGCGCTGCGGCGTCACCGACGTCGTTTCGCTTTCGGCGATCGGCTCGCTGCGCGAGGACATGGCGCCCGGGCACATGGTCATGGTCGACCAGTTCATCGACCGCACCAGCCAGCGCACCAACAGCTTCTTCGGCACCGGCCTCGTCGCCCATGTCTCGATGGCCGATCCCACTTGCGCGCGCCTGCGTGAGGCGCTGGGCGAGGCCGCGAGCCTGGCGGGCGGCCACGTCCACACCACGGGCACCTACGTGTGCATCGAAGGCCCGCAGTTCTCCAGCCGCGCGGAAAGCCGGATGTACCAGGCCTGGGGCGCCGATGTGATCGGCATGACCGCGATGCCCGAAGCGCGCCTCGCCCGCGAAGCCGAACTCCCCTACGCCACGCTGGGCATGGTCACCGACTACGACTGCTGGCGCGAGGAGGAAGAGGGCGTGGAAGTCAGCCACGTGCTCGAAGTCATGCACAAGAACGCCGAAATCGCGCGCAAGACCGTGCGCGAACTGGCCAGGGGGCTGCCCGAACGGCGCGAGCCGGTGGGCATCGACACCGCGCTCGAATACGCACTCATCACCGCGCCCGACGCGCGCGACCCCGCCCTTGTCCGCCGCCTCGACGCCGTCGCCTGCCGCCTGTTCGGCGAGAAGGACTGAGACAGAAACCAGAAGGTAGATGTTCCGAGGGCCATCGCCCTCGGGCTCCCCAAACTGTCGAGCACAGCGCACGAGGCCGATCACGGCCGACAACGCCCCTACATTCCCGTCCAGCACCTCAATTCCATTGCTCGCGAGCAGCCATTCGCGAAGCATGAGCCAAGCCCTTCGCCGCGAAAAAAGCTTCCGGTCTGCGAACGACCAGTTTCATTCCTTTGGGATATTCGCAATTCCTCTTTCAGGAAATGGATGCGTTCATCTCAGGACTTCTCTAAAGCTATAGCCTTTCAGTCGTACTGAGGTAGGGGCGTCGTGCAGGGAAAGTCGCGCTCGAAACTCATATTCCGATCAAGCGTTGCCGTCGTCTTGATAGTGGTCATGGCGATTTACTTCGCCAATGCGTCATGGCTTGCACCAAGCCCCGAAGGGCGACCGTTGCTGCTTGCCCATCGCGGGGTGCATCAGCTTTATGACAGAGCCGGTATCGACAAAGAGAGTTGCACGGCAACGCGTATTTTCCCGCCAACCAATCGCCTGCTGGAAAATACGATCCCGTCGATCGCTGCCAGTTTCGACAGGGGCGCGGATATTCTGGAAATCGATATCCATCCGACGAGGGATGGTGACTTCGCCGTCTTTCACGATTGGACGCTCGATTGTCGGACCAATGGGACCGGGGTCACCCGCGATCATTCGATGCCAGAGCTGAAAGCGCTGGATATAGGCTGGGGCTATACGGCCGATGGCGGGAAGTCATACCCGTTCCGGGGGGAAGGCATAGGGATGATGCCAAGCCTGTCAGAAATCTTGGAGGCGTTTCCCGATCGACGCTTTCTCCTGAACATCAAGAGCCGTTCCTCTCGCGAAGCTGAGCAGCTATTCGCCTACCTGACGGCTCACGACATCGACATTGGCCGACAGATCATGGTCTACGGTCACGAGCGCCCGATCCGTGTCTGGCGAGAGTTGACTTCCGACGGATGGGCTTTCTCCAAAGCTTCCTTGAAGTCCTGCACGATTGCCTATGAGAAGCTGGGCTGGTCCGGCTCTGTCCCTTCCGAATGCAAGGACGGCGTAATCGCCGTGCCGATCGCATGGCGCAACTTCTACTGGGGCTGGCCCAATCGTTTCCTTCAAAGGATGTCGGCTTCCAACACTCAGGTTATATTGCTTGGCGATGTGCAAAGCGAAAATGGTGCACCTGGTATTACTGACCCCGCTGATCTTGCCGCCATTCCTCACGGGTTTCGTGGAATTATCTGGACGGACAGCATCGAGGAGGTTGGTCCGGCATGGAAGAAGCTACGGCCGGGAACGGATCACGCCACGTCAGCTGGCAACTAGCCAAGGCCAACAAGGGTGAGGAGGTACGCGTCCGCTTTCCCCCACTTCAGATGTTCCAACCGATGCCGAATGTGTACGCGCGGCCTTCGGTCCCTGATCGGGAACAGCGAACGAAGGAGACTGGAAAGACCTCTTCTCAAGGGGCCATCGCGCCTTGCCCCCAGAATGAGCGACCTCACCTCTCTGCGCTACAGCGGCGCGCGAAAGGTGCGCCAGACAGTATGGGGAGCCCGAGGGCAATGGCCCTCGGAATTCCTTCTTCCTTTCCCCTGCCCTTCTCGAAAGCTCTGTAAGCCTTAGCTCCGCACCGCCACGTCGAAAGCCACGGTCATGCGCCTTCCTTGCGCAAACGGCGCGGTGCCGTGGAAGAGCGTGCTGGGGAAGAGCGTCAGGTGCTTTTCGAGCGGGGGCACGATCTGGCGCGGGGGCAGGTCGAGGCCCATTTCGGGCGGCGCGCCGCCCACTTCGAGGCAGCCTGCGCCGGGGGCATCCTCGGCAAGTGGCGGCAGGTCGATGTAGAGCGCGGAGGAGAGCACGCCCTGGGGGTGGATATGGACCGTGTGGCGTCCGCCCGGCCCCAGCCGCACCGACCACGAGCCTGCGATGGCCAGTTTCTCGTCGCGCCGTGCGAGCAGCGGATGGCCGGGGTCGCACGGGGGCAGGCCCGCCCGGTAGGTCTCGATCACCTCCAGAATCGCATCGTGCAGGACATTCAGCGGCGCCTCGGTGCGTGCGAAGAGCCCACCGCGCGTCTGGCTGCCGCCGCGCACCGACTGGCCGACCGGCACGAAGGAGGTTTCGTGCAGCGCGTGGAGCAGCGCCTTGATCTCGTCCCACTGGGCATCGGAGATGGCGAGCGGCAGGCGACGCACCATGTTCGGCTGGCCGTGGAGCCATTCCTCGCGCGGGTCGTCCAGCATGCGCCAGGCCAGCGAGCGCAGCCCCCAGCCCGAGACATCGTGGGGCGCGTCGTCCAGCGCGCGCGCCAGCAGCGCCTCGGCGCGTTCCGGGTCGCGGCAGCGCAGGCGGTGGCGCGCTTCCTCGACCCGGGCGAGCACGCCGGCAGCGCCCTCACGCGCGGGCAGATCGGCAAAGAGCGCATCGGCCCGCGCGAGATCGCGCGCCGCGCTCGCCGCGCTTGCGGCGGCCACGCGCACGTCGGGGTCCTCGGGCATGCGGGCCAGAGCATCCTCGCCCACAGCGTGCGCCTCGACCGTGCAGTCCGCGCCGCTCAGCGCGCCAACCCAGGCCAGCGCGAGCCCGGCGTTGCCCGGCAGCGCGCGGCTGGCCGCCGCGTAGTGGTCGGCAAAGCGCCCGTCCTGAAGCGCACCCTCCTCGGTGTTGAGGCGCAGTTCGGCCAGGTAGCGGTGCACATCGAGCCAGCCGGGCATCTGCGCCGAGAGCGCATCGGCGATCTGGCGCGCCTCGGCAAACTGGCCTTCGGCTTCCAGCGCCATCGCGCGGCCCAGCCACAGGTTCGCATCGCCCTGGTTGACCGCGAGCGCCTTGGCGTAGCGCGCGCTCGCATCCCCCTCGCCGCGTTCGAGCGCGATGCGCGCACGTCCATGCAGGCCGCGCACATGCCCCGCGTTAAGGGCCAGGCACGCCTCGTAGCTGGCCGAGGCCGCGGCCAGATCGCCGCTCGCCCGCTCGGCCGAACCGCGCGTCGACCAGTAGCGCGCGTCGTGGCGCCCCTTCGCCTCAAGCCCCCGGAGGAGCCGCACCGCCTCGCCCGCGCGGTCCAGCTGTTCGAGCACGATGGCGTGGTTGACCGCGTATTCCAGCTCCCCCGGCGCGGCCTTGCAGGCGCGCGCATAGAGCGCCTCGGCGCGTGTCGTATCGCCCAGCCGCAGCGCGCTGCCCCCGGCGCTGTTGAGCAGCCGGGGCTCCCTGGGTGCCAGCGCGAGCGCCGCATCGAAGAGGCCCTGCGCCTCGCCCGCGCGCCCCGCCTTCTCGGCGCTGAGCGCGGCTTCGCGCAACTGGCCGATGCGCGCCATGTCGAGCGGCGCGCTCACCGGTCGCGCAGCCAGCCGGTGATGGCCAGACGCCGTGCGGGCGCGAAGGGCGCGACATAGCTCACCATGTGGCTTTGCGGCACGCGCAGCAGATTGAGCGCGTTGAAGCGCGGGCGCCAGCCCTCGACCACATCGCCATCCTCATCAAGGAAGTGGAGATAGCCGCCCCAGTCGGGATGCCAGTCCGCTGGCGCAAAGTTCATCACGTAGGCGACGCGCCAGCCTTCGGCGACGTGGCTGTCGGTGTGGGGCCCCAGGAAGTCACCCGGCGCGAACAGGGTCGCCTGCGCGTCGGCCTTGCGCAGCTCCGGGATGCCGCAGATATCGCGCGCCAGCTGCAGGAAGGGTGCATCGTTGATGTGTTCGAGCAGGAGCGCGAGCGGGCCGTTGCGGTCCCAGCCCTGAAGGTAGGCTTCGAGCATCGGGTAGTTGGCAAAGCGCACCGCGTATTCGCCCCGGGCCGCCGCGCCGTAGATCTTCTGCGCCAGCGCCTGCCGCTCCTCAGGGCGCATCGCCTGGATCTGTTCGGGGCGCAGCGTCGTGTGCGGCTCCTCCCCGGCCTGGCAGGCAAGGCCCCAGGGCGTCTCCCTTTCCAGAACGCCGCGGATCGTCTGCGCGGCCTCGGGCTTCAGGAAATCGCGCACCTGCACCCGGCCATGCTCCAGGAATTTCGCGCGAAGGGCCGCGCGGTCGAGCGCGGGATTGATCTCGAAGAGGGATAGCGTCATCGTGGCTCCGCAAGTAGCACAGGCACCGCGTCTTTCCCAAGCCGCCCGGCGATGTGCATTGATGGAAATCACAGACGAAGCCGCGCACCCTGCCATGTCCCTGACCTTTACGCTCAATCCCGCTCTCGACACGAAGGCGGCCGCCGACCAGTTCGCGCAAGGCGGCCACACCCGCCTCACGGATTTCCTGGAAGAGAGTTGCGCCGAGGCGCTCTGGCGCGAACTGCGCGCCCGCGAGGACTGGGTCCAGGTCATCAACAGCGGCGACAAGAGCTTCGAGCTCGACCGGCCCACCCGCAAGAGCTTCTCGCCCGAACAGGCCAAGGCGATGGACGATGCGGTCTACGCGGGCGCGCGCAGCGGCTTCCAGTTTCGCTACGAGGCCCTGCGCGTCCCCGACAGCGCCAAAGCGCGGGCGAAAAGCTCCGATACGCTCGCCCGCTTCGCGACCTGGATGTCCTCGGCGCCCGTAAGCGCGCTGCTGGGCGCGGTCACCGGCGAGGGGGCGCTTACCTTCGCCGACGCGCAAGGGACCGCCTATGCGCCGGGCGACTTTCTTACCGCGCACGACGATGCGGTGGCGGGCAAACGGCGCCATGCCGCCTACGTGCTGGGCCTCAATCCGGCCTGGCGCGCGGAATGGGGCGGACTGCTGCTGCTCCATGACGCAGGCCAGAGTGGACGCATCGCCGTGCCTGCCTTCAACACGCTCGACCTCATCCGCGTCGGCCAGGCCCATTCGGTCAGCGAAGTGACCCGCGCGGCCCCCAACCGGCGCTATGCGGTCACCGGATGGATGCGCACAGGACCTGTCCCGGCCTGAGCGTTTCCGGCGCGTTTTCCGCGACATGATGCGCCTTTTCATTTTGCCCAGGCCGCTGCTATGTTCGGCGTCAAGCACCGCCACGCGTGCCGAGGAGACCTGAAGACCGATGGCTGCCAAGACCTCCCGTCCTGCCCGCACCAAGCGCCTGCCCACGCCCTTCGCGACGCCTGTCACGCTGGCCGCCGCGCTCGGCGCCGCTCTGGCCCTGACGCCGTTGGCCGCAGGTGCGCAGGAGAGCGGCGAGCCGCCCGCCGCGCTGCGCGGGCTTGCCCAGTGCCGCGCGCTGGGTGACGATGCCGCGCGCCTCGCCTGCTTTGACCGGGAGAGCGCCGCGCTCCTGGCGGCGAGCGATACCGGCGCGGTTGCCATCGTCGACGAGGACGAGGCCCGCCAGGTGCGCCGTTCGCTCTATGGCTTTGCCGTGCCCGAGATCGGGATCTTCTCCAAGACCCGCAGCGCCAAGGCCGAAACCGCCGAAGCGGACAGCGAGGAAGAAGCCCGCGATGGCGACGAGGACACCCTCGTCTCGACGATCACGAAGGTCGAGGGCCTTCCGCGCGGCTACTACCGCGTGACCATTGCCGAGGCCGATGCGGTCTGGGAAACCACCACCAAGCGCCGCAGCGCATCGGCCCCCAAGGTGGGCGACAGCGTGGAATTCGAGGCGGCGGCCTTTGGCACCTACTGGATGCGGCTCAACGGCCACATGGGGGTCAAGGCGCACCGCGTGCGCTGACGGGCAGCCGCTCGCGTACGCGGCGGGAGGCTGGCCGCCCATGAAGATTTCGCGCGCGTGCAACAAAACCCGCCATAAAACGCACAGCGATGCGTAAAGTTGCACAGTTTGTACATTCAGAAACACAAAATGGGCAGTACAGCACACTGCTAACCACCCGAGTGTGGCAACTTTATTACACCACTTATGAAATGTTCTAAGTCAACTGTCTTAGGAGTTGCCCCGGAGCGCCATCGGCGCGATCCCTGCCCCCGACG is drawn from Novosphingobium decolorationis and contains these coding sequences:
- a CDS encoding SDR family oxidoreductase; this translates as MKLAEDAAAIVTGGASGLGAATARALRARGVKVALFDRNPEAVTALAAEIGAVPCVVDVTDEESVAQGFAKARAANGQERILVNCAGIAPAARTVGRDRESGARTRHDMALFEAAVAINLVGTFRCCSHAAQGMTALPPQGPDGARGVLINTASIAAEDGQIGQAAYAGSKGGVAAMTLPLARDLMADGIRVNTILPGIFATPMVAGMPEAVQDALGAAVPFPKRLGQPEEYARLALFIAENDYLNAATIRLDGAVRMGPK
- a CDS encoding TetR/AcrR family transcriptional regulator, translating into MADKQDLNAPPGARALLLDTASAIMRDGDVIDISLSELSLRSGLNSALVKYYFGNKAGLLKALLDRDWEAIVTSVDALVAKDGWAPEAKLRRHILKVVDTFYEVPYLNRLTMRVIRESDDTEARRIADCYLSPMYRAYESLIGDGVAAGVFRPTDPQLFYFTVTGAADRFFSARLVLKHCFDQDTLTETLRDRYREHTLDIIMAGILAR
- the mtnP gene encoding S-methyl-5'-thioadenosine phosphorylase, which gives rise to MRAEKSPFWHIGVLGGSGLAAGIELEDAQEIEVASPFGKPSGPVTTGRIGNVRFTFLARHGAGHAIPPSEINYRANIDVLKRCGVTDVVSLSAIGSLREDMAPGHMVMVDQFIDRTSQRTNSFFGTGLVAHVSMADPTCARLREALGEAASLAGGHVHTTGTYVCIEGPQFSSRAESRMYQAWGADVIGMTAMPEARLAREAELPYATLGMVTDYDCWREEEEGVEVSHVLEVMHKNAEIARKTVRELARGLPERREPVGIDTALEYALITAPDARDPALVRRLDAVACRLFGEKD
- a CDS encoding glycerophosphodiester phosphodiesterase family protein, which produces MAIYFANASWLAPSPEGRPLLLAHRGVHQLYDRAGIDKESCTATRIFPPTNRLLENTIPSIAASFDRGADILEIDIHPTRDGDFAVFHDWTLDCRTNGTGVTRDHSMPELKALDIGWGYTADGGKSYPFRGEGIGMMPSLSEILEAFPDRRFLLNIKSRSSREAEQLFAYLTAHDIDIGRQIMVYGHERPIRVWRELTSDGWAFSKASLKSCTIAYEKLGWSGSVPSECKDGVIAVPIAWRNFYWGWPNRFLQRMSASNTQVILLGDVQSENGAPGITDPADLAAIPHGFRGIIWTDSIEEVGPAWKKLRPGTDHATSAGN
- a CDS encoding putative 2OG-Fe(II) oxygenase, translating into MSAPLDMARIGQLREAALSAEKAGRAGEAQGLFDAALALAPREPRLLNSAGGSALRLGDTTRAEALYARACKAAPGELEYAVNHAIVLEQLDRAGEAVRLLRGLEAKGRHDARYWSTRGSAERASGDLAAASASYEACLALNAGHVRGLHGRARIALERGEGDASARYAKALAVNQGDANLWLGRAMALEAEGQFAEARQIADALSAQMPGWLDVHRYLAELRLNTEEGALQDGRFADHYAAASRALPGNAGLALAWVGALSGADCTVEAHAVGEDALARMPEDPDVRVAAASAASAARDLARADALFADLPAREGAAGVLARVEEARHRLRCRDPERAEALLARALDDAPHDVSGWGLRSLAWRMLDDPREEWLHGQPNMVRRLPLAISDAQWDEIKALLHALHETSFVPVGQSVRGGSQTRGGLFARTEAPLNVLHDAILEVIETYRAGLPPCDPGHPLLARRDEKLAIAGSWSVRLGPGGRHTVHIHPQGVLSSALYIDLPPLAEDAPGAGCLEVGGAPPEMGLDLPPRQIVPPLEKHLTLFPSTLFHGTAPFAQGRRMTVAFDVAVRS
- a CDS encoding 2OG-Fe(II) oxygenase gives rise to the protein MTLSLFEINPALDRAALRAKFLEHGRVQVRDFLKPEAAQTIRGVLERETPWGLACQAGEEPHTTLRPEQIQAMRPEERQALAQKIYGAAARGEYAVRFANYPMLEAYLQGWDRNGPLALLLEHINDAPFLQLARDICGIPELRKADAQATLFAPGDFLGPHTDSHVAEGWRVAYVMNFAPADWHPDWGGYLHFLDEDGDVVEGWRPRFNALNLLRVPQSHMVSYVAPFAPARRLAITGWLRDR
- a CDS encoding 2OG-Fe(II) oxygenase: MEITDEAAHPAMSLTFTLNPALDTKAAADQFAQGGHTRLTDFLEESCAEALWRELRAREDWVQVINSGDKSFELDRPTRKSFSPEQAKAMDDAVYAGARSGFQFRYEALRVPDSAKARAKSSDTLARFATWMSSAPVSALLGAVTGEGALTFADAQGTAYAPGDFLTAHDDAVAGKRRHAAYVLGLNPAWRAEWGGLLLLHDAGQSGRIAVPAFNTLDLIRVGQAHSVSEVTRAAPNRRYAVTGWMRTGPVPA